The DNA segment AGCGCATACATTGATTTAAGGAGAACAGCCATGCCTACAGCCAATAGAAAATTACTCATGTATAAAGGATTTCTAACGGTTCCATATACGCCCCTTGTAACCAAGCTTCCTTTACTTTTTAAGGCAGGGGCTATACCTATCTCTTTTTGAGCCAATATCTTTATGATGAAATTTGATCCCAAGAGAATTATCCCCACAGTCAAGGCAGCAGGAGTTTGAATTGTTATCCTTGGTCCTTTAGTAAAGGGTAAAGCGATGATGGGTGCTATAAAAGTCAGAAAAATAAAAATTCTGACAATGGGTTTTGGTATTCTGTTTTTAACCTTGGTTTGCATACCAGGTAGACTGAGCACTACTATCGTTATCGTATAACCCATTAGATAGGCACCTATCCAGAGAAGGGGGTTGGCCCAAAAATTATTTGACATTTTGATTGCTTTCTTTTAACGCCTTATAGGCTCGATAACTGAAATAGATAAGTGACAAAGTTATCCAGCCATTAAAATATGGGCGATTCTGAAATGGAGCAATGCCCAATATAAGTAACACCAGCGGAAACAGATTCAAGACTCCGAGTATAACAGCGAGAAGATAACCTATCCATAGATTAGCCAGGCACAATAGACAGATGACAGCCCAGGCGATTGTAAAAATTACTATAACAGTGAATGCCGGCATAGGATGTGTTTCAGCAAAGATTTTTGAACCCTCAAATTCAAATATTATCTTGAAAAGAATCTGAGCAACGATAAAAGCGATCGCTGCTTGTGCTTCCATTGAAAATTTG comes from the Deltaproteobacteria bacterium genome and includes:
- a CDS encoding isoprenylcysteine carboxylmethyltransferase family protein, which translates into the protein MSNNFWANPLLWIGAYLMGYTITIVVLSLPGMQTKVKNRIPKPIVRIFIFLTFIAPIIALPFTKGPRITIQTPAALTVGIILLGSNFIIKILAQKEIGIAPALKSKGSLVTRGVYGTVRNPLYMSNFLLAVGMAVLLKSMYALLFSIPYALLYLPIIHFEEKELLEKYGEEYKEYKRKVPWRMIPKLL